Proteins encoded together in one Calonectris borealis chromosome W, bCalBor7.hap1.2, whole genome shotgun sequence window:
- the LOC142074944 gene encoding LOW QUALITY PROTEIN: uncharacterized protein LOC142074944 (The sequence of the model RefSeq protein was modified relative to this genomic sequence to represent the inferred CDS: inserted 2 bases in 1 codon; substituted 1 base at 1 genomic stop codon) → MEPLGFIMGVCVPINRRSYGSCATVGSMQFNVSLIPTTTTTPTATPTAYQSTPYPITPTTLSPQISEIGPYASRYTGQQRVLFNPLWSLKRVELSMQINISAIKPTCSPFLSMSYAGWSAWLHGRTLTSPKXARRDVTGILGTGLGVLNSIDTEVLANKISSATSNLHKLECPLRSFLSALGTNQWLLSDILPQWERINEKDHQLIVNALGAAQNNVSLALSCIQAQLWIQSTVAAIVREGGEGTLPTEIRKVIWDNATKFEREFQSWWRLVNFTYDPTDSKATAFILTICNASIYTIYPIIALGLNHNGTVLCPMEHRVWAQQKGDKWQTVDVETCCVXEQQGFICESNAIKAQDICLDTEQNVCHFEIHPDETSETVLVYIGNGCVCMRTLCDFIFLGNITVDISNHSNICICNFTEIMGCDLNYSAPVASHNLLQFNYTLYQDLLPTPIGMNLTLVRKLLQHDDLYRLLKQVQENGQRTPITVHHDAKEMYHVLERVEKDGEHHWWDTLFGWSLTATGTLNVMLHPVVILLALTLLCLLLIIILYVKVWYVMKQILLVHHVKSPNNAQK, encoded by the exons ATGGAGCCATTGGGATTCATTATGGGAGTTTGTGTGCCAATTAACCGTCGAAGTTATGGTTCATGTGCCACAGTGGGCAGTATGCAATTTAACGTTTCCCTGATTCCCACTACCACTACTACACCAACAGCTACCCCTACTGCCTATCAGTCTACTCCCTACCCTATTACTCCCACAACCTTATCCCCACAAATTTCCGAAATTGGACCTTATGCTAGTAGATACACAGGCCAACAGCGAGTGTTGTTTAATCCATTGTGGTCCCTCAAACGTGTGGAACTATCAATGCAAAttaatatctctgcaattaaacctACTTGCTCACCATTCTTAAGTATGTCCTATGCAGGATGGTCAGCATGGTtgcatggacgaaccctcacctctccaaaatgagcaaggagagatgtgactggtaTCTTAGGAACAGGATTAGGAGTATTAAACAGCATAGacactgaagttttagcaaacaaaataagctCAGCAACAAGTAATTTACACAAATTAGAATGTCCATTGCGATCTTTTCTATCGGCATTGGGAACTAATCAATGGCTCTTATCTGATATATTACCccaatgggaaagaattaatgaaaaagacCACCAACTAATTGTGAACGCACTAGGTGCAGCCCAAAATAATGTCTCTCTCGCTCTTAGTTGTATTCAGGCTCAACTGTGGATACAATCTACTGTGGCAGCGATTGTAAGAGAAGGTGGTGAGGGCACCTTACCCACTGAAATtcgaaaggtaatttgggataatgcaactaaatttgaaagggaattccaatcctggtggcgtctagtcaattttacctATGACCCTACCGACAGTAAAGCCACAGCTTTTATTCTAACAATATGCAATGCTTCGATatacaccatatacccaatcattgcgctaggattaaatcacaatggaacggtactctgtCCAATGGAACacagagtatgggcccaacaaaaggGAGACAAATGGCAAACTGTTGATGTCGAAACGTGTTGTGT AGAACAacaaggatttatttgtgaaagcaatgcCATTaaagcccaagacatttgtcttgacactgaacaaaatgtttgccATTTTGAGATACATCCTGACGAAACCTCTGAAACTGTACTTGTGTAtattggaaatggatgtgtttgtatgagaaccctttgtgattttatatttttaggtAATATTACTGTAGATATAAGcaatcactcaaatatctgtatctgtaattttactgaaattatgGGATGTGACcttaactattcagctcctgtcgCATCTCATAATTTACTACAATTTAACTACACATTGTATCAAGATTTgttacctacccccattggaatgaatcttacattggtAAGAAAGTTATTACAGCATGATGATCTCTACCGATTGCTGAAACAAGTTCAAGAAAACGGACAAAGAACCCCGATTACCGTTCATCATGATGCAAAAGAAATGTACCATGTTCTGGAAAGAGtggaaaaggatggagaacatcattGGTGGGATACCTTATTCGGATGGTCACTGACAGCGACAGGAACTTTGAATGTAATGCTTCATCCGGTTGTGATTTTATTAGCTCTAACATTATTATGCTTATTACTTATAATCATTCTGTACGTAAAGGTTTGGTATGTGATGAAGCAAATACTCCTTGTTCATCATGTGAAATCACCCAATAATGCACAAAAATAA